The following proteins are encoded in a genomic region of Dyadobacter sp. UC 10:
- a CDS encoding FAD-dependent oxidoreductase translates to MDNSSNSFKENKENRAIFGGFDRDGSCESLWQKNAVEHVASGNFDPHVIYDTIVVGAGITGLTTALLLQEGGKQCVVVDAHSLGFGTTGGTSAHINTFADTTYDEVEKDFGKEASVQFAESIARSVALINHFVQKYQIDCDFEWKKGYVYSETDKETDQLNTLFESALRAGVNAQIAGQAPAPVACQKAVVFDNQAQFHPLKYISALKMHFIEKGGVLIEHTRIDEIDTMEGYHLAKSAGRQIKAKTVVYATHIPPGGINLLHFRNAPYRSYVIAATLADGAYPTDLIYDMQEPYHYFRSHTIDGQQYLVAGGHDHKTGHGDPEQSFADLIAYTRQCYQVKEVVAQWSAQYYVPSDGLPYIGQLPGVSEGIYTATGFNGNGMILGTVSAMVLSDLILHGRSVDENLYSPGRIKPIAGFTEAVKENADVVAKFIGDRFGIEEIESVSELPADSGQIVELNDQRLAVYKDANGNVSALNPVCPHAKCIVQWNNAEKSWDCPCHGARFDKDGVVLTGPARANLEKVEIGMQNQ, encoded by the coding sequence ATGGATAACAGCAGCAACTCATTCAAAGAAAATAAGGAAAACAGGGCCATTTTCGGCGGATTTGACCGGGACGGTTCCTGTGAGAGCCTCTGGCAAAAGAATGCCGTTGAGCATGTAGCCTCCGGAAACTTCGACCCTCATGTAATTTACGATACAATAGTAGTTGGTGCCGGGATTACCGGCCTGACAACCGCCCTTTTACTGCAGGAGGGCGGAAAACAATGTGTTGTTGTAGATGCGCATAGTCTGGGTTTTGGGACAACCGGCGGCACCAGCGCACATATCAATACGTTCGCAGACACGACCTACGATGAAGTGGAAAAGGATTTCGGAAAAGAAGCTTCCGTTCAATTTGCCGAATCGATCGCGCGCTCCGTGGCGCTGATCAACCATTTCGTACAGAAATACCAGATCGACTGTGACTTCGAGTGGAAAAAGGGTTATGTATACTCAGAAACGGACAAGGAAACGGACCAGCTGAACACCCTGTTCGAAAGCGCATTACGCGCCGGCGTAAATGCGCAGATAGCCGGCCAGGCCCCCGCGCCAGTTGCCTGTCAGAAAGCCGTTGTATTCGATAACCAGGCACAATTTCATCCGTTAAAGTATATCAGCGCCCTGAAAATGCATTTTATCGAAAAGGGAGGTGTTTTGATCGAGCATACACGCATTGACGAAATCGATACAATGGAAGGATACCATCTGGCCAAGTCGGCGGGCAGGCAGATTAAAGCAAAAACGGTAGTATATGCCACGCATATTCCGCCGGGGGGAATAAATCTGCTGCATTTCCGAAACGCGCCGTACCGCAGCTACGTGATCGCCGCTACACTCGCGGACGGTGCATATCCTACCGACCTGATTTATGATATGCAGGAACCATACCATTATTTCCGGTCGCACACGATCGACGGCCAGCAGTATCTCGTTGCCGGCGGACATGATCATAAAACGGGGCACGGCGATCCGGAGCAATCTTTTGCTGATTTAATCGCCTATACCAGGCAATGTTATCAGGTAAAAGAGGTGGTTGCGCAATGGTCGGCACAATACTATGTTCCTTCCGACGGCCTTCCTTACATCGGCCAGCTGCCGGGTGTGTCTGAGGGTATTTACACCGCCACCGGATTCAATGGGAATGGTATGATCCTGGGAACAGTGTCGGCAATGGTACTGAGCGACCTGATCCTGCACGGAAGAAGCGTGGACGAAAACCTGTACAGTCCCGGTCGGATCAAACCTATTGCGGGATTTACCGAAGCGGTGAAAGAGAATGCGGATGTGGTAGCGAAGTTTATCGGTGACCGTTTCGGCATTGAGGAAATTGAGTCAGTCTCTGAGCTTCCGGCCGACAGCGGGCAGATCGTTGAATTAAATGATCAGAGACTGGCTGTTTATAAAGATGCGAACGGTAATGTGAGTGCGCTGAACCCTGTTTGCCCCCACGCCAAATGCATTGTTCAGTGGAACAACGCTGAAAAAAGCTGGGACTGTCCCTGTCACGGAGCCCGGTTCGATAAAGATGGTGTCGTACTCACCGGCCCCGCCCGGGCTAATTTGGAAAAGGTTGAAATCGGCATGCAAAATCAATAA